The Bacteroidales bacterium genome includes a region encoding these proteins:
- a CDS encoding helix-turn-helix domain-containing protein has translation MIKNPELELADEFVQYTNRNIFLTGKAGTGKTTFLKSLKHKSLKRMVVVAPTGVAAINAGGVTIHSFFQLPFGPIITEKVAGYKINNPNFKQKFNKQKINIIKTLDLLVIDEISMVRADILDAIDETLRRYKNRFLPFGGVQLLMIGDLQQLAPVVKHDEMHILSPYYQSMYFFNSKALQEANMITVELKHIYRQDDNVFIEVLNEIRNDALTKKSYDLLHKRYIPEFKPANNQGYITLTTHNNSANIINEEKLEQVNGKLHKFKAIVQGTFSEYAYPTDFELELKVGAQVMFVKNDSSAEKRYFNGKIGEITGFDDNIITVKCEGDYEEIDAGKETWENIRYNINKESKEIEEDFIGSFTQYPLRLAWAITIHKSQGLTFEKAVIDASAAFAHGQTYVALSRCKTLKGLVLSSKISESAIICDREVRDFNKHSEENQPDEKELKNAIYDYQAELIDDLFNYKQLFYRFRIFEKNLREYSGNYTGNIGETILEINEKALPKISGVAQSFIKQVNSILKENPDAEKNNLLQERLKKAAEYFIKFHDDEIIKKLENSSFETDNNSVQKAINESLSSTNEILNIKQKSLNACLTGFNIKTYLDIRAKSALEDKKKTKQKFKVQEVATLYPELYARLKEWRKEEGEANDIKLFMVAANKTLQEIANKLPVTSKQLKAISGIGKVKFTQYGEDLISIVLDFIQNNDIDPNEDMPEPIKPTKPEKKKNWEISYEMYKDGKTIEEIAKAQNFVASTIENHLGRFVASGEIKIEEFVNDKTVQTIKTYFEKHPNTTLTDAKTALPNEITWSQLKLVQHYMEFSKQKMNE, from the coding sequence AAATCTCTGAAACGAATGGTGGTTGTTGCACCAACCGGAGTTGCTGCAATTAATGCCGGCGGTGTTACAATACATTCATTTTTTCAACTTCCTTTCGGGCCGATTATCACGGAAAAAGTTGCAGGTTATAAAATCAATAATCCTAATTTTAAACAAAAATTTAATAAACAAAAGATAAACATTATCAAAACATTAGACCTTTTGGTAATTGATGAAATATCAATGGTAAGAGCCGATATTCTTGATGCAATTGATGAAACTCTGCGTCGTTATAAAAATCGTTTCCTCCCTTTCGGAGGAGTGCAATTGCTGATGATCGGCGACCTGCAACAATTAGCACCCGTTGTGAAGCATGACGAAATGCATATATTAAGTCCTTATTATCAATCAATGTATTTTTTCAACAGCAAAGCATTACAAGAAGCAAATATGATTACTGTTGAACTCAAACATATTTACCGACAAGATGATAATGTATTTATTGAAGTTCTGAACGAAATAAGAAACGATGCTCTCACAAAAAAATCTTATGATTTACTTCACAAAAGATATATTCCCGAATTTAAACCGGCGAATAATCAAGGGTATATCACATTAACAACACACAATAATTCAGCAAATATTATTAATGAAGAAAAATTAGAACAAGTTAACGGGAAATTACATAAATTCAAGGCAATTGTTCAAGGTACTTTTTCGGAATATGCCTATCCTACTGATTTTGAATTAGAATTAAAAGTTGGTGCACAAGTTATGTTTGTGAAAAATGACAGCTCTGCCGAAAAAAGATATTTTAACGGAAAAATAGGGGAAATTACAGGCTTTGATGATAACATTATTACTGTAAAATGCGAAGGCGATTATGAAGAAATTGATGCCGGAAAGGAAACTTGGGAAAACATAAGATACAACATCAATAAAGAAAGCAAAGAAATTGAGGAAGATTTTATAGGCTCATTCACACAATATCCTTTGAGGCTTGCTTGGGCAATCACCATTCATAAAAGCCAAGGATTAACTTTTGAAAAAGCCGTAATTGACGCATCTGCCGCTTTTGCTCACGGTCAGACTTATGTTGCATTAAGCCGTTGCAAAACGTTGAAAGGATTAGTTCTAAGTTCTAAAATCTCTGAATCAGCAATTATTTGCGACAGAGAGGTCAGAGATTTCAACAAACATTCAGAAGAAAACCAACCGGACGAAAAAGAATTGAAAAATGCAATATATGATTATCAAGCAGAACTTATTGATGATCTTTTTAATTATAAACAACTTTTTTACAGATTTAGAATATTTGAAAAGAATTTAAGAGAATATTCAGGAAATTACACAGGTAATATCGGCGAAACAATATTAGAAATCAATGAAAAAGCCTTACCGAAAATATCCGGTGTTGCTCAAAGTTTCATCAAGCAAGTTAATTCAATTTTAAAAGAAAATCCTGATGCTGAAAAAAACAATCTTCTGCAAGAAAGGCTGAAAAAAGCAGCTGAATATTTTATTAAATTTCATGATGATGAGATTATAAAAAAACTTGAAAACAGCAGTTTTGAAACAGACAATAATTCCGTGCAAAAAGCAATTAATGAAAGCTTGTCCTCAACAAATGAAATTCTGAATATAAAACAAAAAAGTCTAAATGCTTGCTTAACAGGTTTTAATATAAAAACATATCTTGATATAAGAGCAAAATCTGCATTAGAAGATAAAAAGAAAACAAAACAAAAATTTAAAGTACAAGAAGTTGCAACACTGTATCCTGAATTATATGCACGTCTTAAAGAATGGCGAAAGGAAGAAGGAGAAGCAAATGATATTAAGTTGTTTATGGTAGCAGCAAATAAAACATTGCAAGAAATTGCAAATAAACTTCCGGTTACATCAAAGCAATTAAAAGCAATTTCCGGAATAGGGAAAGTAAAATTTACGCAATACGGCGAAGATTTAATTTCAATAGTTTTGGATTTTATTCAAAACAATGATATTGACCCGAATGAAGATATGCCGGAGCCGATAAAACCTACAAAACCGGAAAAGAAAAAGAATTGGGAGATAAGTTATGAAATGTACAAAGACGGAAAAACAATAGAAGAAATTGCTAAAGCTCAAAATTTTGTAGCCTCAACAATTGAAAATCATTTGGGACGTTTTGTAGCAAGCGGGGAAATAAAAATTGAAGAATTTGTTAATGACAAAACTGTCCAAACAATAAAAACTTATTTTGAAAAACACCCAAACACAACTCTTACAGATGCCAAAACTGCATTGCCAAATGAAATTACTTGGTCTCAACTAAAATTAGTTCAGCATTATATGGAATTTTCAAAACAAAAAATGAATGAATAA
- a CDS encoding class I lanthipeptide: MKKKKLKGKLTLNKQKISNLNEIKGGLFKTRLWCKETYECPKFPDND, encoded by the coding sequence ATGAAAAAGAAAAAACTTAAAGGGAAATTAACATTAAATAAACAAAAAATATCTAATCTTAATGAAATTAAAGGAGGTTTATTCAAGACGCGCCTTTGGTGTAAAGAGACATACGAATGTCCTAAATTTCCTGATAACGACTAA
- a CDS encoding DEAD/DEAH box helicase, whose product MDIIKIITSFKEKLKSQVDKNELANGEILYNQGECQILSQSQTQFELFMNKKNADDANEYKLYIEDDKIFPTEKGEIAEWDRYSYACLLQIENELHLLDFKPQTEHKKYSREGMIQRVIKERQQKADKADYRIQWASNIYGDHILTNERGVKYKIFLRDFDNETGYSNSPDAKLNKLGTTKHIMYAFNQLKNDRSLYMNNGQNCPFVEIFLDPLNDYKISWFYPHYLPLFEHSLISKYFGKKKYLEDNEITSFLNFIEEAEGNEMIRIRPEVTEKIERVFESEMLKKLEQDTSIDFNIINTDLFNYQKEGIKFAVFKKAAVIADEMGLGKTLQAIGTAILKKKIFDFRRTLIVCPASIKEQWKSEIEKFTKEKALVIQGNPEQRNKQYKDENHFFYIINYETILRDHRALNKAGFDFLILDEAQRVKNYETKTSSAIKRLNPKHTLVITGTPIENKLIDIYSILNIIDPYFFGPLWNFSYQYCLFDPEKHNKINGYYNLQKLNEKLGDILIRREKRKVIDELPNLQQYNIPVLLSPLQAEYHAGYATGIAQILRKKFLTPFDMQNLQMLLAKMRMVCDSTYLVDDETNESPKLEELKYILLEQLDIRNTDRKIIIFSEWVKVHKLIGQMLRENDIGFVELNGKIPVKLRGELIRKFETNKHSKIFLSTEAGGTGLNLQVADTVINFELPWNPAKKNQRIGRIDRLGQKSNKLTIFSFISKDSIEEKIAAGLLVKQNLFDGVLNDSNETNFVDFSSKGRSQFIEQLEDFIYKSQTEAQKDIYEDDVNIQDESPEQEDEIASYVEPEEEKESLAINETEKSETSELETKPTENITEESPVSKTEELEQVMNNGMQFLSGLFKMSTGKDVGFEDQKIEVNKETGEVTMKFKLPVKGL is encoded by the coding sequence ATGGACATTATAAAAATCATTACATCATTTAAAGAAAAATTAAAATCACAAGTTGATAAAAACGAACTTGCAAACGGCGAAATACTTTATAATCAAGGAGAATGTCAAATATTGTCACAATCTCAAACACAGTTTGAATTATTTATGAACAAGAAAAACGCTGATGATGCAAATGAATATAAACTTTATATTGAAGATGATAAAATTTTTCCGACTGAAAAAGGTGAAATTGCAGAATGGGACAGATATTCTTATGCTTGTTTGTTACAAATTGAAAATGAACTTCATCTTTTAGATTTCAAACCACAAACCGAACATAAAAAATATTCACGTGAAGGAATGATTCAACGTGTTATTAAAGAAAGGCAACAAAAAGCAGACAAAGCAGATTACCGCATACAATGGGCATCTAACATATACGGCGATCATATATTAACAAATGAAAGAGGTGTTAAGTATAAAATTTTTCTTCGTGATTTTGACAATGAAACAGGATACAGCAACAGCCCCGATGCAAAATTAAATAAGCTCGGGACTACAAAACATATTATGTATGCTTTCAACCAATTAAAAAATGACAGGTCTCTGTATATGAACAACGGTCAAAATTGTCCGTTTGTTGAAATTTTCCTCGACCCGCTTAATGATTATAAAATATCTTGGTTTTATCCGCATTATCTGCCTCTTTTTGAACACAGCCTCATCTCTAAATATTTCGGTAAAAAAAAATATCTTGAAGATAACGAAATAACTTCATTCTTAAATTTTATTGAAGAAGCAGAAGGAAATGAAATGATTCGAATAAGGCCCGAAGTTACCGAAAAAATTGAAAGAGTTTTTGAATCGGAAATGCTGAAAAAATTAGAACAAGACACAAGTATTGATTTCAACATAATTAATACTGACTTATTTAATTATCAAAAAGAAGGAATTAAATTTGCTGTTTTCAAGAAAGCTGCGGTAATTGCCGATGAAATGGGACTCGGTAAAACTTTACAAGCAATAGGAACTGCGATTTTGAAAAAGAAAATATTTGATTTCAGAAGAACACTAATTGTTTGTCCGGCATCTATAAAAGAACAATGGAAAAGCGAAATTGAAAAATTTACTAAAGAAAAAGCATTAGTTATTCAAGGAAACCCGGAACAAAGAAATAAACAATATAAAGATGAAAATCATTTCTTTTATATAATTAATTATGAAACTATTCTTCGTGATCACAGAGCTTTAAATAAGGCAGGATTCGATTTTTTAATTCTTGATGAAGCACAACGTGTAAAAAACTATGAAACAAAAACTTCATCAGCAATAAAAAGGCTTAATCCCAAACATACTCTTGTAATTACAGGAACTCCCATTGAAAATAAACTTATTGATATTTATTCAATCTTAAACATTATTGACCCGTATTTTTTCGGGCCTTTATGGAATTTTTCATATCAATATTGTCTTTTTGACCCTGAAAAACATAATAAAATTAACGGATACTATAATTTGCAAAAGCTCAATGAAAAATTGGGAGACATACTGATAAGAAGAGAAAAACGAAAAGTTATTGATGAACTTCCGAATCTTCAGCAATATAACATTCCGGTTCTTTTATCGCCGTTACAAGCTGAATATCATGCAGGATATGCAACAGGAATTGCCCAAATATTACGCAAGAAATTTCTGACACCTTTTGATATGCAAAACCTGCAAATGTTACTTGCAAAAATGAGAATGGTTTGCGACTCAACATATCTTGTTGATGATGAGACGAATGAATCACCGAAATTAGAAGAACTGAAATATATCTTATTAGAACAACTTGACATCAGAAACACAGACAGGAAAATAATAATCTTTTCAGAATGGGTAAAAGTACATAAACTCATCGGACAAATGTTGCGGGAAAATGATATTGGTTTTGTTGAATTAAACGGAAAAATTCCCGTGAAATTAAGGGGTGAATTGATTCGTAAATTTGAAACAAATAAACATTCAAAAATTTTCCTCTCAACCGAAGCAGGCGGTACCGGATTAAATCTTCAAGTTGCCGATACTGTCATCAATTTTGAATTACCGTGGAATCCGGCAAAGAAAAATCAACGTATAGGACGAATTGACAGATTAGGGCAAAAAAGCAATAAACTGACTATTTTTAGTTTTATTTCAAAAGATTCAATAGAAGAAAAAATTGCAGCAGGTTTACTTGTAAAGCAAAACCTTTTTGACGGAGTTTTAAATGACAGCAATGAAACCAATTTTGTAGATTTTTCATCTAAAGGACGTTCACAATTTATTGAACAATTAGAAGATTTTATTTATAAATCGCAAACCGAAGCACAAAAAGATATTTATGAAGATGATGTGAATATACAAGATGAAAGCCCTGAACAAGAGGATGAGATAGCATCTTATGTTGAACCGGAAGAAGAAAAAGAATCTCTTGCAATCAACGAAACAGAAAAATCGGAAACTTCAGAGCTTGAAACAAAACCGACAGAAAATATAACAGAAGAAAGTCCGGTTTCAAAAACAGAAGAACTTGAGCAGGTCATGAACAACGGCATGCAATTTTTATCAGGCTTATTTAAAATGTCAACGGGTAAAGATGTGGGTTTTGAAGATCAAAAAATTGAGGTTAATAAAGAAACCGGCGAAGTTACAATGAAGTTTAAATTGCCGGTAAAAGGGTTATGA
- a CDS encoding helix-turn-helix domain-containing protein, whose protein sequence is MASGEIKIEEFVNSDIVTEISNYFDKHPDSTLSEAKNALQDKFTYSQIKFVQKHTEFLEK, encoded by the coding sequence ATAGCAAGCGGGGAAATAAAAATTGAAGAATTTGTTAATTCGGATATTGTTACTGAAATATCTAATTATTTTGATAAGCATCCCGATTCAACATTATCAGAAGCAAAAAACGCTTTACAGGATAAGTTTACATATTCGCAAATAAAATTTGTACAGAAACATACGGAGTTTTTGGAGAAATGA
- a CDS encoding peptidase S41, translating to MKRISIFIIICFSTIITTGQTKETSVTNLDFEIIEKGKDFKDGSKITSIVLNEQKIKDLKTLGLIWGFLKYYHPNIASGNYNWDFELFRILPKIIKSKNTYERDEYLTNWIKSIGEYKLVKGDKEDKGDVKIKPDLDWIKNSNFSNILIAELTNVMNAKRSNNNYYIGLHKYNGNPDFKNEATYSDMKYLDAGFRLLSLYRYWNIIQYYYPCKNLIEEDWKGVLTEFIPKFINAKNEIEYKLAVLELIARVHDTHANILGHDIALSNYWGLNYAPFKITFVENKAIVTDYYNDKPGQETGLIIGDNIIKINNELVTDIVKKRLKYTPASNYPTQLRDIANKLLRTNDTILNIEFIRNGEFQSKNIKTFSSKEINIYKKYKNEDPYFKLLNEEIAYLYLGSIKRKYLPKIFKKIKNTKGLIIDLRCYPSEFVVYSLGKHLMPKRTEFVKISKASIKNAGYFTFIKSLKVGHKNKDYYKGEVVILVNESTQSQAEFTTMAFRTAPKAIVIGSTTAGADGNISLFYLPGGIKTAISGTGIYYPDGTETQRIGIVPDIEVKPTVLGVKNKKDELLEKAIELIEK from the coding sequence ATGAAAAGAATCTCAATATTTATAATAATTTGCTTTTCAACAATTATAACGACAGGACAGACAAAAGAAACATCTGTTACCAATCTTGATTTTGAAATTATTGAAAAAGGCAAAGATTTTAAAGATGGCTCTAAAATAACTTCAATTGTTTTAAATGAACAGAAAATCAAAGATTTAAAAACACTTGGTTTAATTTGGGGTTTTCTAAAATATTATCATCCAAATATTGCGTCAGGTAATTATAATTGGGATTTTGAATTATTCAGAATTCTGCCAAAAATTATTAAATCTAAAAACACTTACGAAAGAGATGAATATTTAACGAATTGGATAAAAAGCATAGGTGAATATAAGTTAGTAAAAGGAGATAAAGAGGATAAAGGAGATGTGAAAATTAAACCGGATTTAGATTGGATAAAAAACTCTAATTTTTCAAACATTTTAATTGCTGAATTAACGAATGTTATGAATGCCAAGCGTTCAAACAATAATTATTATATTGGTTTGCATAAATATAACGGCAATCCTGATTTTAAGAATGAGGCAACATATTCAGATATGAAGTATCTTGATGCGGGTTTTCGTTTATTGTCTTTGTATCGATATTGGAATATTATTCAGTATTATTATCCCTGCAAAAATTTAATAGAAGAAGATTGGAAAGGTGTATTAACTGAATTTATACCAAAATTTATAAATGCAAAAAATGAAATTGAATATAAACTTGCAGTATTAGAATTAATCGCAAGAGTTCACGATACACATGCAAATATTTTGGGACATGATATTGCTTTATCAAATTATTGGGGATTAAATTATGCACCTTTTAAAATTACATTTGTTGAGAATAAAGCAATAGTAACTGATTATTATAATGATAAACCGGGACAAGAAACAGGTTTGATAATTGGCGATAATATTATAAAGATTAATAACGAATTAGTAACTGATATTGTAAAGAAAAGGTTAAAATATACACCTGCATCTAACTATCCGACGCAATTACGAGATATAGCAAACAAACTCTTAAGAACGAATGATACCATATTGAATATTGAGTTTATAAGAAACGGAGAATTCCAATCCAAAAATATTAAAACATTTTCCTCAAAAGAAATTAACATATATAAGAAATATAAAAATGAAGATCCTTATTTTAAATTATTAAATGAAGAAATTGCTTATTTATATCTTGGTTCAATAAAACGTAAATATTTACCTAAAATTTTCAAAAAAATAAAAAACACTAAAGGTTTGATAATTGATTTAAGATGTTATCCTTCTGAATTTGTTGTTTATAGTTTAGGGAAACATCTGATGCCTAAAAGGACTGAGTTTGTTAAAATTTCCAAAGCAAGTATTAAAAATGCAGGATACTTTACTTTTATAAAAAGTCTGAAAGTAGGGCACAAGAATAAAGATTATTATAAGGGGGAAGTTGTAATATTAGTAAATGAGAGTACACAGAGTCAAGCAGAATTTACGACAATGGCTTTTCGAACAGCCCCTAAGGCAATTGTAATTGGTTCAACAACAGCCGGTGCTGATGGGAATATATCTCTGTTTTATTTACCCGGCGGTATAAAAACTGCGATAAGCGGAACAGGAATTTATTATCCTGACGGAACAGAAACACAAAGAATTGGAATAGTACCGGATATTGAAGTTAAACCGACAGTTTTAGGGGTAAAAAATAAAAAAGATGAATTGTTAGAAAAAGCAATTGAATTGATAGAGAAATAA
- a CDS encoding HRDC domain-containing protein has protein sequence MKLNHSELYNNNSRRFNKKTKYKKQVKVKSVETKYPELYARLKEWRYTEAEDNDLKLFMVAQNRTLQEIAKAQNFVSSTI, from the coding sequence ATAAAATTAAATCATTCTGAACTTTATAATAATAACAGCCGGCGGTTCAATAAAAAAACAAAATACAAAAAGCAAGTAAAAGTTAAAAGTGTTGAAACAAAATATCCTGAACTATATGCACGCCTGAAAGAATGGCGATATACAGAAGCAGAAGATAATGACCTTAAATTGTTTATGGTTGCCCAGAACCGAACTTTACAAGAAATTGCTAAAGCTCAAAATTTTGTAAGCTCAACTATTTAA
- a CDS encoding SH3 domain-containing protein translates to MKYSKYLTALLILLLCSCNNYDDQTDDQLQNDTTSLLNNKNTETETDTTRLIIEGDNIWVRKEPVTGEVIMKLNAGDVCKILEKGEKVQVKNMLDYWYKIKFNDTTGWVFGSQTNLKTGETIDITEFSLYLEKFIAAFNDENNDLKSFIHKDIGYSFLFNPGIYCSGGPHNHIERILPNPVPVKNSFNKKPKGDFCEGYPGIKDGFYYQKITANDLPSYFEGIDEDGDVITGKIDVPKKYRNNEIKKVIVITDEYHNTYFYFINIRSTWYLFCQDFCDCSA, encoded by the coding sequence ATGAAATACAGTAAATATCTTACCGCACTTTTAATATTATTATTGTGTTCGTGCAATAATTATGATGATCAAACAGACGATCAATTGCAAAATGATACAACTTCATTATTAAACAATAAGAATACTGAAACAGAAACAGATACAACAAGATTAATCATTGAAGGTGATAACATTTGGGTAAGAAAAGAACCTGTTACCGGAGAAGTTATTATGAAACTTAACGCAGGTGATGTTTGTAAAATTTTAGAAAAGGGAGAAAAAGTTCAAGTCAAAAACATGCTTGACTATTGGTATAAAATCAAGTTTAATGATACCACAGGTTGGGTTTTCGGTTCACAAACAAACTTGAAAACCGGAGAAACTATCGACATTACGGAGTTCTCTTTATATTTAGAAAAATTTATTGCTGCTTTTAATGATGAAAACAATGATCTGAAAAGCTTTATACATAAAGATATCGGGTATTCTTTTTTATTTAACCCCGGAATATATTGTTCAGGAGGGCCACATAATCATATTGAAAGAATATTACCAAATCCTGTTCCCGTAAAAAACAGCTTTAATAAAAAACCCAAAGGTGACTTTTGTGAAGGATATCCCGGAATTAAAGACGGATTTTACTATCAAAAAATCACAGCAAATGACCTCCCCTCTTACTTTGAAGGTATTGATGAAGACGGTGATGTAATCACGGGAAAAATTGATGTACCTAAAAAATACAGAAATAATGAAATCAAAAAAGTTATTGTTATAACCGATGAGTATCATAATACTTATTTTTATTTTATTAATATCAGAAGTACTTGGTATTTATTCTGCCAAGATTTTTGTGATTGCTCAGCTTGA